A genomic region of Ammospiza nelsoni isolate bAmmNel1 chromosome 3, bAmmNel1.pri, whole genome shotgun sequence contains the following coding sequences:
- the DEGS1 gene encoding sphingolipid delta(4)-desaturase DES1 — MGNTVAREDFEWVYTDQPHADRRKEILAKHPEIKALMKPDYNLIWVVVLMVLAQLTAFYLVKDLDWKWVVFWAYVFGSCISHSMTLAIHEISHNSAFGNCKAMWNRWFGIFANLPLGLPYSISFKRYHMDHHRYLGGDGIDVDIPTNFEGWFFCTRFRKFIWIVLQPFFYAIRPLCINPKPISRLEIINLLAQLAFDVVIYYLWGVKSIFYMLAGSVLGLGLHPISGHFIAEHYMFLKGHETYSYYGPLNLLTFNVGYHNEHHDFPNIPGKSLPLVKKIAAEYYDNLPQYNSWIRVLYDFVMDDTISPYSRMKRQLKGEVKQD, encoded by the exons ATGGGGAACACTGTGGCCAGGGAGGATTTCGAGTGGGTCTACACGGACCAGCCGCACGCCGACCGCCGCAAGGAGATCCTGG CTAAACATCCGGAGATCAAAGCATTGATGAAGCCAGACTACAACCTGATCTGGGTGGTTGTGCTGATGGTTCTGGCGCAGCTGACTGCATTCTACCTGGTTAAAGACTTGGATTGGAAATGGGTTGTCTTCTGGGCTTACGTTTTTGGAAGCTGCATTAGTCACTCCATGACTCTGGCTATCCACGAGATCTCCCACAACAGTGCCTTTGGCAACTGCAAAGCCATGTGGAATCGATGGTTTGGAATATTTGCCAACCTCCCTCTGGGTCTCCCCTACTCCATCTCCTTCAAGAGGTACCACATGGATCACCATCGGTACCTGGGCGGTGACGGCATCGATGTGGACATTCCCACCAACTTCGAGGGCTGGTTTTTCTGCACCCGGTTTAGGAAGTTCATATGGATTGTTCTTCAGCCCTTTTTCTATGCCATTAGACCTCTCTGCATCAATCCTAAACCCATTAGTCGACTTGAAATAATCAATTTATTGGCTCAACTCGCCTTTGATGTGGTAATATATTATTTATGGGGAGTCAAATCCATTTTTTACATGCTTGCTGGTTCAGTACTTGGTCTTGGGTTGCACCCAATTTCGGGACACTTCATAGCTGAACATTACATGTTTCTAAAAGGACATGAGACCTACTCCTACTATGGGCCACTTAATTTGCTCACTTTTAATGTTGGCTATCACAATGAACATCATGACTTCCCCAATATTCCTGGCAAGAGCCTTCCACTG GTGAAGAAAATAGCAGCTGAATACTATGACAACCTGCCCCAGTATAACTCTTGGATAAGAGTCCTGTATGACTTCGTGATGGATGACACAATCAGCCCATACTCACGCATGAAAAGGCAATTAAAGGGTGAAGTGAAGCAAGATTAA